In Falco cherrug isolate bFalChe1 chromosome 19, bFalChe1.pri, whole genome shotgun sequence, the genomic stretch gggcagcaccttcctcctcctcctcctcctccccgggGGCTGCCTCCGGCCAGGgcctgctttcttcttcccaccGGCCCCCGCACGcatcctgccagctccctcctgcagccGGAGGCACCCATGGGGCTGGCGCCGGGGCCACCAGGTGGGTGCCGGGGACCCCCCACCCtagggtgctgctggtggttgttggggggtgggaggggaggagaggaggatatttttggggggtgggggggcgcgGCTTGAAGCCATCATCACCATGttctgcccccccaccccaggcccCCACAATCTCAGCTGCGTCTCCTACAAGCATCCCAGCGTGCGGGGTGGGTTGGGGGGCCCCAGGGGGGGCCAAGGCTGGCACCGTCCGCTGCCCCCCCGGCCAGTGCTGCATCGGCATCTGGAACCAGAGCCACGCGCTGGTGCAGGGTGagacccccccacacccccctggGGATGTATCCCGATATGGGGGGGCCTCGTCCTGTCCctggggggggagaaggggccTGATCCTGTCCTGGAGCGTtggtgggagaggggcaggggcctgatcctgccctgGGAGGGTACTGGGGGGGgcagaaggggctggggcaggatagaggggcctgatcctgccctgggagggtagtggggggggggggcagaaggggctggggcaggatagaggggcctgatcctgccttGAGGGGCCGTTGGTGGCCGGGGGGAGGTGCTGGGAGGCCAGAGCCTGggtcccttcccagctgctgcgCTTGACCTTGGCCTTGAGAAGCAGCTACAGAGGCGCTGGGACGGagcagcgctgcgggggggggcctggggaggggggtccagcctggccccctgccccttccctgggctTGGGGGTCCCCTTGCCAGCACCGTGGGGGTGCCCCAGTGACGGTTGCggtgtccccaggctgctgggggggtgggggggccacctgcccctctcccacctgcgccccccagccccgcgggaCCCCCCGGCGGTGCCGTCCTCGTCTGCCTCTGCCACGGCCACCTCTGCAACGGCAACGCCAGCGGGAcagggacggggctgggggggccccaGCATGGCccaggtgctggggggcactgggggctgGATATGATCCaccaggaggctgggggtgctgggggacgcttggggagaggggctggggctgcatgGGGGACTGGGGGGACCCATGGGGACCTTCAGGGGACACCTAGTGGGCTGTGGGACCCATGGGGGGGCTGGAGGCCTGGGGGGGGAGCGACTTGGGACACATAGGGGACCTGGGGGGCGGACTGGGGGACCCATCGGGGGGACCTGGGACCTATAGGGGACTGGGGAACCTGTGCGATCCAAACAAAAGGGGGCCACACACCCGGCCACCTGCGTCCCCACCAGGCGTGGGGGGGCCCCCGTGTCACTGCAGCCTCTGTCCCCAGTGCCCGGCcctgtgggggctgtggggcccctgtggctgtggggtgctggccccctcctcctcctcctcctcacctgccTGGCCATCCTCGGTagggatggggacatggggtgggatgtggggacccccaggcacagcccacCCCCTACCCTGTGCCCCCTGGGTGTGGGTGTCTCCAAATGCTGCgtccctggtgtccccagggtgcaGGTTTCCCAGGGTGGGGGTGTCCCCAAGCATCATGTcacccctggggcagggggggtcccTGGTGTCCTGGGGAGCCCTGGGAGGAAGGTGCCCGGGGGGGTTGTCCCCGGTTTCCCCCTGGATGCAGGCGTCCCTGGGTGTGTGGGGGTCCCAGGGTGCCACAtcccccctgtccccagggtgggggggCTCCTGAGAGTCTCTGGTGTCCCGAGGTCCCCCCGGGTTatggggggtccctgggggggggggggggggggctctgtccctgtgtcccacatgtccctgtgccagggctgcgATGGGCAAGGACCCACGCAGAGCAGCCACCCCGGGGGGTGCCAGGGGATCGAGGCTgccccagagccccccagcccagaCCTGCCTGCACTGCGCTTCCTGCAGGTAACAGGGCACCTGCGGGACGAGGGGCACCCATGGGGTGGGCACCCACGGGCTGAGGGACACCCATGGGGAATCCCGGGGGGGCCACCCATGGGTGCCTGGGGCTCCCTGGGTGTGGGGTGCCAGGGGACACCTGGGGCTAGGGGACACCCATGGGTGCCTGGGGATCCCTGGGTGAGGGGGtacctggggctggggacacccaTGGGTGCCTGGGGATCCCTGGGTGTGGGGTGCCTGGGGACACCCATGGGTGCGGGGGCATCCCTGGGTACGGGGGCATCTGGGGCTGCTCAGGAGTGGGAGGCACCTGTGGGTGCCCAGCACTGAGGGTAGGAGCTTGGGGCTCCGGGGGgtcacccatgggtgcccagAGCTGCTTGTCCCTGGAGCTGGGGCCACCCAGCCCCGGATGGGATCCCACCACCCAGCGGGGACACGCTGGGTGTCATGatgggcacccatgggtgctgtgtgCACCGGCAGGTGCTGCAGGCCGGACGCTTCTCAGCAGTGTGGCAGGGCACCCTACAGCAGCGGCCGGTGGCCATCAAGGCCTTTGTggccggggcggccgggcgctTCGCAGCCCGAGCGAGCCGTGCACGGGCTGCCCCTGATGGAGCACGACAACGTGGCACGGCTGCTGGGCACGCGGGCGGCCGGGCCTCGTGCCCATGGGGGGCTCCTTGTCCTCCAGCTGTACCCCGCCGTgagtgagggggggggggggggggcacggggtgCCGGGGGTGCCcatgggtgtgtggggggggctCAGGGTGCCCATGGGTGTGTACAGGGTGCTGGGAGCGTGCATGGGGTGCTGGGGTTGCTGAGGGTGCACATAGGGTGCTCAGGGTGCACTTGGTACGCACAGGGCGCTGAGGGGTTGTGCATGGTGTTCTGGGGGTCCTCAGGGTGCACATGGGTGtgcacagggtgctgggaggTTCTGcatggggggctgggggtgcacatgggtgtgcatgggggtgctggggggagcgtgcatgggggtgctggggtgcacATGGGTGTGCACAGGGTGCTAGGGGTGCGCATGGTGTTCCGGGGGTCCTCAGGGTGCACATGGGTTGCTCAGGGAGCACACGCGTGTGCACAGGGTGCTGggaagttgtgcatggggggctgggggcgctcAGGGCACACACTGGGTGCTCAGGGTGCATACGAGTGTGCACAGGGAGtgcagggggtgctgggggtgctcTGGGGGTGCATGGGTGCTCGGGGTGCCTGTGGCTGCAGCGGGGGTGCTCTGGGGTGCACAGGGTGGTGCgtgggctgctgggggtgcTCACACAGGCCGTGCCACGGCCACGCACCCACCAGAACACGGGGTGCCCCCGCAAGCAGCGGGGGGCAGCTGGGTGCATGGatgggggggggcggctgccCTGTGTCCCCACGTGTGTCCCCACGcgtgtccccagggctccctgCGACACTTCCTGGGGCAGCACGTGGGGACGTGGGCCGGCAGCGTGCGCCTGGCGCTCTCCCTCGCCCGCAGGCCTCGCCTTCTTGCACCAGGAGCTGTGGCGCGATGGTGAGTGCAGCCGCTCCTGCACCCGCCCAGCCTCTGCAGGGGTGTCCCCCTCTGGTGACCCCCCAcaaattcccccccccccccaggcctgtACAAGCCCAGTGTGGTGCACCGAGACCTGAGCAGCCAGAACGTGCTGGTGCGGGAGGACGGGACTTGTGCCATCGGTGACTTCGGGCTGGCTCTGGCGCTGCCACCCCGCGTGCCCAGGCTGGCGCCCACCATGCCATGCCCATCCGCAAGGgtgacagggacagggacacggGTGGGGCGGGGATGGGACCCCCTCACACTGCTGGTGCGTGTGCAAGTGCAGCCCTGGTGCAAGCCAAGCCCTCGTGCATGTGTGAGGACAGGcgcagtgctgggggggctggcaaGCACACGCACGGCCCTGGTGCAAGCTGGGACCTGGTGCACCTGCAAGTACAGCCACGGCGCAAGGCTCACCACGGTGCCTATGCACGCATGGCCCTGGTGCAAGCCTTACCcttgtgcatgtgcacacagcTGCGGGTGCCGGCTGGGACCTGGTGCACGTGCAAGCACCACCCTAGTGCAAGCCTTACCCTGGTGCCCACGCATGCACGGGCCTGGTGCGAGCCTCACCTGGGTGCAGGCCTTACCCTGGTGCATGTGCAAGCACAGTCCTGGTGCAAGGCTTACCCTGGTACATGGGGCCTTGGTGTAGGCTGGGACCTGGTGCTCATGCAAGCACGACTCTTGTGCAAGCCTTGCCCTGGTGCCTGTGCATGCACGGGCCTGGTGCGAGCCTTACCCCGGTGCCTGTGCATGCAGGCGGGCACCCAGCGGGTACCTGGCACCCGAGATCCTGGATGAGAGCCTGGACCTGCGGGCATGGGGCCGGGGCGCTGCGGCAAGCGGATGTCTACGCGCTGGCACTGCTCCTCTGGGAGATCCTCTCACGCTGCCAGGCCCTCAGCCCTGGtgagcacccatgggtgccccccTGCTCCCTTGGACCCCCCACATGCCAACTGACCCCCACCCTCTCCCGCAGGAGCACCCGTGCCGGCATTCCGGCTGGCGTACGAGGCGGAGCTGGGTGCCAGCCCCACGGGTGCCCAGCTCCGGCGCTTGGCCGtggaggagcggcggcggccaCTCATCCCCCCCCGCCTGGCACTGTGCCCCCCCAGGTCAGCCCTGACAGGCACCCATGGGGGGGGTGTCCTGCCCCaggggggtccctgcctggATGCCCAGGGGTGTttgggggggtctgggggggttCCAGCCCTGGTGAGGTCCCTGCCTGGGTACCCAGGGGTGTTTGGGGGTGCCCAGGGGTGTCTGGGGAGAGTCTCTACCCTTGGGGGGTCCCTTCCTGGGtgcccagggatgctgtgggtgcccatgggcagtggtgACGCGGGGTGTCCGTGCCCAGAGGGTCCCGGGGTGCCTTCGGGTGCCCATGcctggggggggtgtcccctGCCTGGGTACCCAGGGGTGTTTAGGGGTGCCCAGGGGTGTCTGGGGAGGGTCCCTAccctgggggggtccctgcctgggTACCCAAGGGTGTTGGGAGTTGTGGCTGGGGGGTGTCCAGGGTGCCCTGGGGTTCCCCTGTCTGGGGGGGAACACGACAGCCCAGAGGGTCCCAGGGGTGCCTGGGGGTGCCCTTGCCttgggggggtccctgcccaggTCCCCAGGGGCACCGAGGGTGCCCCCTGCtcggggtggggaggggtggtCTGTTTGGGGGTTCCATGCCTGGCGTGAGGGTCCCTTCCCGGAGCTCCCCACGTGGGGGCTCCGCGCTGAGCGGGGGTCCCGCAGCCCGGGGGGGCGCTGCCGGAGCTGCTGGAGGACTGCTGGGACCCCGACCCCGAGGCGCGGCTCTCGGCCGAGCGGGCGCTGCAGCGGCTCCAGCGCTTGGCagccgcccccgcgccgccccccggcgccccccggcAGGGTGGCGTGcggggggaaactgaggcacagggggGCGGGCGCTCCCGCCCGGCagggcccccgccccgcccccgccccgcccccgggaGGAGCCACTcggcgccccgccccccccggtACCCtcgggcggggccgcggccggaGCGCAGGCGGCAGGTGGGAGCGGagccccccgggaccccccaactcccccccgggacccccaaCTCCCCCCCGGCACTCCCAGACCCCCCTGCTCCACCTGTGCACCCCCAGATTCGGCCTGCACCCCCCTGGCACCGCCCCGCACCCCCAActccccccggcacccccccccgcgccccccaaCTCCCCTCCCGGcacccccagacccccctgctCCGCCTGTGCACCCCCAGATCTAGCCTGCACCCCCCTGTCACCCCTCCGCACCCCGAAAtcccccccggcaccccccccagcacccccaaatTCCCCCCGGCACCCCCAACACCCCCCAGATTCTCCTACTCCGTCTGTGCACCCCCAGATCTAGCCTGCACCCTCCTGGCACCCCCCTGCGCCCCCAAATCCCCCTGGCACCCCCCCAGATtccccctgcacccctctgTCCCCTTCTGCACCACCAGGTCCCCCTTGTGACCCCCCAAATCCCCCCTGAAGCCCCTGTGCACCCCCTGTCCCttctgcacccccagccccccccaccgcagcccctgTGCATCCCCCATTCCCCCCGGCACCCCCAAATCCCCTGAGCCACCGACCCTGCAGGCCCTGACCCCAGAGacccctgagcccccccagccaccccccgcACCCTGCAATATCCCTCTgcccccctctgctcccctggaTCCAGCcggggggggtccccagggacCCCTCCTGGGGTGTTCGGGGGCCCCCACtcacccctgtgcccccccaggtCCTGGAGCTGCCAGCTGCCATGTGGGACCCTGGTGCAggtaaggggggggggagggaccCTCAAAGTGGTGGGGGGGCTGCCCTGACCCCCTCGGGGCAGCGAGGGGCTCTGGATCCCCCcctcaattttcttttttctcctccccacagGGCAGCCGCCCCCCCTGAACCCCGTGTACCCCCCAAACCCCACGtgcccccctcagccccaccCTGCCAACCCTGTGTACCCCCCCCCGGTGGTACCCCCAAATCCTCTGGGGGGACCCGGGCACCCCCCCATACCCTTCGGGGCCCACCCCATGCCCCCCGGGGACTCCCCTGGCCCCTTCGGGGCCCCCCCTGTGCCCCATGGGACCCCCCAGGGTGCCCctaccctgcagcccccccaccccggggtgCCCCCCCCATACCCCCCCCGGGCTGGACAAGAAGGCGgcaaagaagatgaagaagaggatgaagaaggcTCAGAAAAGGCACAAGGTGAGGAGGGGGACATGGGACAGACATGGGACACAGGAcatgggggacatgggggggtgccccccagcccaccccggggTGCTCATGGCTGTCCTGTCCCCCCACAGCGCTCTTCATCGTCGTCGTCgtcgtcctcctcctccagcagctccgaCTGaggccaccagcaccacccagcacccacctcctgCTGTGGCCACCTGTGACCACCTGCGTCTTCCTGTGACCCACCCGTGTCCTTCCATGCCCATGCGTGTCCTCCTGGGTGCTGTGACCATCTGTGGCCAGACGTGAACACCCAGGACCCTCTGTGTCCTCCTGTGCCCAACCACGTGCCCATGACCACCCAGGATCAGCCATGACCACCTGTGACCTCCCTTGTCCATCCGTGACTGCCTGTGACCAACTAGGACCACGCATGACCATCTGTGTCCACCTATGACCACCCGTGTCCACCTGGGACTTCCCATGTCCACCCATGACCACATGTGACCAGCCATGACTACGTGTGACCATCTGGAACCACCCATGTCCACCTGGAACCTCCTGTGTCCATCCATGACCATGTGTGACCAACCATGACCACGTGTGACCACCTGGGACCACCCGTAACCACCTGTGTCCCCCTGGGACCTCCCATGTCCACCCATGTCCACCTGTGACCATCCATGACACACATGACCAACCATGACCACGTGTGACCACCCATGTCCATCTGTGccaccctgtgtccccccacccgtgggtgcccccccgccccgtgctgagggtgctgggtgcccctgctgccccccaatAAAGCCCTGGGACATCCACTGTGTCAGCATCTCCTTCGTGCcactgggggctggggggtcatGAGCACCCATCAGCCCCTGGGGGGGGAAACTGCCCCCCCAACTGCCCCCCCATGGTCCCTCGTGTCACTATTGCCCCCTGATTCCCTCCTATTGCCCCCCGACCCTCCATTACcccctcttccctcttttcccccCTTATTACCCCTtgcccccctccagcccccaaTCCTTattgcccccctccccttttgCCCCCCATTCCCTTCTATTGCCCCCCGTTTCCCCCATTACaccccttccccttcttccccctcGCCCCTTATCGTCCCCGGTCGTCCCCCCCGCCATTGCCCCCCATTCCCCATGGCCGCCCAttgccccctcctgccccgttGCCCCCCCCATAACCCTTCCCTCCCCAAGTCCTCCGAGGTGCCGGCGGCGCTGCGGTCGTGCGTGGCCACTCTACCCGCGGGGCGCCGCCTCGTTGGTAGgagccgggcggggcggggcggggcggggcgcggggaggggaggggggaggccTCTCTatccccgccccgccgcgcctcgCTGGTGCGCGGCGTCCGTTTCCGGGTCGGGGCGGGGTGTAAATcgggccgctcccgccgccccctcccagacccgccgcggccgccgcagcaggagcagccgccgccgccgcctcccgccgccatcccgcccgcccgccccggcgcgctccctctccccccccacctccctccccctcctccccgccctCCCTCCTCCCGCTCCGCCCGGAGCGCCCTTCTCCTGCTGCCGTTACCGGCGCCGCTCCAGGTAGgcccgacccccccccccccccccacccccccccgccgacccccctccccttcccgAACCCTCCCGCCGCCATCCGGCGCCAACTTCTACACCGGCAGCCGAGCCGCGGCCTCGCGTAgcgcccccgcgccgcccggcgccgcccgccgTCGGCCGCGCCCTCACGCCAGCCCGCGGCCTATGTGCGGCCTAGTCGCGGCCTAGGCCGCGGCCTGCGCGCGCGCCGCgcgccgccggcggggggggggggtgggggtggggggcgctgctgcccctccccccctccccgccgccccccgcccccccccccccccccccccgcgggaACCGGgactcgggggggggggggggccgaGGAGCAGCGTGCGTCACATGGCGCCGCCACCCCCCGCCGTCAGTACCGAGCGGTCGCGAGGGGGgggaggaaatttttttttgccttttttgtgggttttttttcggttttttccccctttttttttttttttttttttttaacggtTGAGCCTGTCTTTGCCGCCATGCCGAGTTGTTTTGCTCCCGGCTTGGCTCGCGACGCTGCCGCCCGAGGGGGGGGCGCCCCACACGCGGGGCTGGGACGACGGCCCCGCCTCGGGGTCGGGGgtctcctcctctgccccccggccctgcccgggtTGGGGCCGCGATCCCCGGCCGGGGCTCGCCCCGCCGCGGCTGCTGGGGTGTTTTTAGAGCCCCGGAGCCGGTTCTTTCCCAGGCCCGGTTGGGGGTCCCGAGCCGCCTCCCCAGCTCCTCGGGACCGAGCTGGGACTGAGCCGCGCTCCCGGGGCTCGGCCCTTGTTCCCCCTGCTGGGGTCTGGGGCCAGTTTTGAG encodes the following:
- the AMHR2 gene encoding LOW QUALITY PROTEIN: anti-Muellerian hormone type-2 receptor (The sequence of the model RefSeq protein was modified relative to this genomic sequence to represent the inferred CDS: inserted 1 base in 1 codon; deleted 6 bases in 6 codons); the encoded protein is MFCPPTPGPHNLSCVSYKHPSVRGGLGGPGGAKAGTVRCPPGQCCIGIWNQSHALVQGCWGGGGATCPSPTCAPSPAGPPGGAVLVCLCHGHLCNGNASGTGTGLGGPQHGPVPGPVGAVGPLWLWGAGPLLLLLLTCLAILGLRWARTHAEQPPRGCQGIEAAPEPPSPDLPALRFLQVLQAGRFSAVWQGTLQQRPVAIKAFVAGAAGRFAAERAVHGLPLMEHDNVARLLGTRAAGPRAHGGLLVLQLYPAGSLRHFLGQHVGTWAGSVRLALSLARGLAFLHQELWRDGLYKPSVVHRDLSSQNVLVREDGTCAIGDFGLALALPPRVPXAGAHHAMPIRKAGTCGYLAPEILDESLDLRAWGRALRQADVYALALLLWEILSRCQALSPGAPVPAFRLAYEAELGASPTGAQLRRLAVEERRRPLIPPRLALSGVPQPGGALPELLEDCWDPDPEARLSAERALQRLQRLAAAPAPPPGAPRQGGVRGETEAQGGGRSRPAGPPPRPRPAPGRSHSAPRPPRYPRAGPRPERRRQVLELPAAMWDPGAGQPPPLNPVYPPNPTCPPQPHPANPVYPPPVVPPNPLGGPGHPPIPFGAHPMPPGDSPGPFGAPPVPHGTPQGAPTLQPPHPGVPPPYPPRAGQEGGKEDEEEDEEGSEKAQALFIVVVVVLLLQQLRLRPPAPPSTHLLLWPPVTTCVFL